ATCTGAGTGACCCCCTCGCATTGCTTCGGGATGTTGAACGGGACATTGTCCGCGTCGGGGCAATCTTTGCTCTCCTGGATGCCCTCTATCTCTTCGTGCCAGCGAGCCATGAGGCGGCGAACGATCAGGCCCGCATGGGGCCTGTGATGGCGGCGCTCGACGGCATCCCGGACCGCACCGGGGCGACGGTCCTAGTCATCGCGCATGACAACAAATCGGGCCAGGACGTGGCCGGCTCGCACGTTATCCGCGCCCGTGCGAAGGTCATCATGCGCCTCGTGCTTCCCCGCGATGCCGAGGAAGATCCGGACGAGGGTCCGATAACACCGCACCGCTTGCTCCGCGTGGAGTCCAAGCTAGTCCCGGCGACCTCGTGGGGTTTGGAGCTCCAGGGCGTCGGTAAATGGTCTTTCCACGGCACCGCGCGGGACTCCCGAACTGCCACGATCCGGCGTGAGGTTGTGGATTTCCTCGCCAAGGGCGGTCGGGGGTCGGTCAAACAGATCGCGACCGCGCTTGGCCGGCGGCACGCGGAGGTCGAGGAGGCTCTGAAGCAGCTTTTGGGTGAAGGCGCTGTCGCCTGCACCCCCGAGAGGAGCGGTGGTCGGGGGAGACCGCTCCTCGTTTACACCTGGAATTTCCTTCCCGGGCTGAAAATTCAGGATGGCATGCCGGAACGAAATTCCGAGCCCGAAACGCTTGCGGCGCAAGGGTTTGCGACGAGCGGGCAATTTCGTTCCCAAGACTTCTCCCCTAGAGAAAATCCACCGGAAGGAAATTCTCGGACACCGGATGACGGCCAGCGTACCTGGGTAGAGGCCATAGGCCGGGATCGGGGATGGCCCAGGGTGGAGATCGACCCGGGGGAGGTCATCGCCCCGGGGGAAGCTGCCTGGCGAGCGTTCTCCCGGACCTGTGATGATGGCCAGCTTGCCCGTGCGATCACGGTCCTGCGATCTTTAACGGGGGAACCCGGCGCCTGATGCCACGGGTGGTGGTCCACGTGGGCCATGTGCTCGACATCCTGGGCCGGCTGCCGGCGGCTTCGGTGCACAGCGTCGTCACCTCGCCCCCCTACTACGGGCTGCGCGACTACGGCCTGCCGCCCCAGGACCCTACCCGCTGCCGTATCGGCACCGCCAGGCCCGGCCCGGTGACGTGACCGTGCCCAGGACCGCCGCAGGACATCGCCAGACCGGGCGTCGAACCTCTCCGCCGCCGGAACCGCCCATGAGCGACCTGGAGCGCGCTATGCTCGACCACCTGGCTGAGATCATCGCCCGGGATATCCTGCGCC
The sequence above is drawn from the bacterium genome and encodes:
- a CDS encoding DnaB-like helicase N-terminal domain-containing protein, which translates into the protein MSGIYPSSPPHNLEAEQAVLGCMLLDHDAIARAAEALRPKDFYRGDHRIIFSTMLDLSKRDEPVELITVCNRLANMGKLEDVGDRTYIASLPNVVATAANVEYYIRIVREGAEQREYLALGMKLQTEANTGASVETLEGIRTAWIPRDRAETRTGLVPAADLKAEPVSWLITELLPRGMLALLSGRDKRGKTLLGMEMVRAVLRGEALFDHFPSVSGPVAAFLLDDPESLTRGRLEQLGLLQDSRLHVSTARRADLSDPLALLRDVERDIVRVGAIFALLDALYLFVPASHEAANDQARMGPVMAALDGIPDRTGATVLVIAHDNKSGQDVAGSHVIRARAKVIMRLVLPRDAEEDPDEGPITPHRLLRVESKLVPATSWGLELQGVGKWSFHGTARDSRTATIRREVVDFLAKGGRGSVKQIATALGRRHAEVEEALKQLLGEGAVACTPERSGGRGRPLLVYTWNFLPGLKIQDGMPERNSEPETLAAQGFATSGQFRSQDFSPRENPPEGNSRTPDDGQRTWVEAIGRDRGWPRVEIDPGEVIAPGEAAWRAFSRTCDDGQLARAITVLRSLTGEPGA